A region of Bombilactobacillus folatiphilus DNA encodes the following proteins:
- the mnmG gene encoding tRNA uridine-5-carboxymethylaminomethyl(34) synthesis enzyme MnmG, translated as MKEYEAAKKYDVIVVGAGHAGCEAALAAARMGQETLLLTLNLDMIAFMPCNPSIGGPAKGVVVREIDALGGQMGRAIDATYLQMRMLNTGKGPAVRALRAQADKNEYHEHMKETLETTPHLTLRQGLVDRLLVKDQICYGVVTSTGARYQAQSVVLTAGTSSRGKIIIGELMYSSGPNNSLPSIKLSEDLERHGLKLQRFKTGTPPRVAKNSVDFSQMEEQPGDKTPRSFSYLTPRSAYLKDQISCWMTYTNEQTHQIIRDNLDRAPMFSGVIEGVGPRYCPSIEDKVVRFADKPRHQIFMEPEGRTTQEYYVGDFSTSMPEEVQQKMLRSVAGLEHARMMRPGYAIEYDIVEPWQLKQSLETKTIKHLYTAGQMNGTSGYEEAAGQGLMAGINAALDAQNKAPLILGRNEAYIGVMIDDLVTKGTNEPYRLLTSRAEYRLILRHDNADERLSEKGYQLGLISEARHQAFVKKYQQVAAEITRLQQTRIKPHEAVNQFLVDLGMKPLKDGVLASDFLKRPEVNYETAVRFIEPAPEELAPEVTEQVEISLKYAGYIKKEEAQIAHLQKLEAKKIPENLDYDDVYGLATEARQKLQQINPTTIAQAGRISGVNPADLSILMVYIQRGRIAKVDE; from the coding sequence ATGAAAGAATATGAAGCAGCTAAAAAGTACGATGTGATTGTGGTTGGTGCCGGACATGCTGGTTGTGAAGCAGCTTTGGCGGCAGCTCGGATGGGACAAGAAACATTGTTGTTAACGCTTAATTTAGATATGATAGCCTTTATGCCATGTAATCCTTCGATTGGCGGGCCTGCTAAGGGCGTGGTGGTGCGTGAAATCGATGCTTTGGGTGGTCAAATGGGACGTGCGATTGATGCTACTTACTTGCAAATGCGGATGTTAAATACTGGTAAGGGTCCAGCAGTGCGAGCTTTACGGGCGCAAGCGGACAAGAATGAATATCATGAACATATGAAAGAAACATTGGAAACAACACCACATTTGACTTTGCGTCAAGGCTTAGTTGATCGACTTTTGGTGAAAGATCAGATTTGTTATGGCGTTGTGACCAGTACTGGGGCACGTTATCAAGCTCAGAGCGTTGTTTTAACGGCTGGGACTTCGTCACGTGGCAAAATTATTATCGGTGAGTTGATGTATTCGTCCGGTCCGAATAATTCGTTACCGTCGATTAAATTGTCTGAAGATTTGGAGCGACACGGTCTCAAGTTGCAACGTTTTAAAACGGGAACGCCGCCACGAGTTGCGAAAAATAGTGTCGATTTTTCGCAAATGGAGGAACAACCGGGCGACAAAACACCACGTTCATTTTCGTATCTGACACCGCGCAGTGCTTATTTGAAGGATCAAATTTCGTGCTGGATGACTTATACCAATGAACAAACGCACCAAATTATTCGGGATAATCTGGATCGAGCACCGATGTTTTCGGGCGTGATTGAAGGTGTGGGTCCTAGGTATTGTCCGTCTATTGAAGATAAAGTGGTGCGCTTTGCGGATAAACCGCGGCATCAAATTTTTATGGAGCCTGAAGGGCGAACCACACAAGAATATTATGTCGGGGATTTTTCGACGTCGATGCCAGAAGAGGTTCAACAAAAAATGTTGCGTTCTGTGGCTGGCTTGGAACATGCGCGGATGATGCGGCCGGGTTATGCGATTGAATATGATATTGTGGAACCGTGGCAGTTAAAACAATCTTTAGAAACGAAAACGATCAAACATTTGTATACTGCAGGGCAAATGAACGGGACGTCGGGTTATGAAGAAGCCGCGGGTCAAGGTTTGATGGCGGGGATTAATGCGGCTTTGGATGCGCAAAATAAAGCGCCGTTAATTTTGGGTCGTAACGAAGCGTATATTGGCGTGATGATTGATGATTTGGTCACTAAGGGCACTAATGAGCCATATCGTTTGTTGACGAGTCGGGCGGAATATCGTTTGATTTTGCGGCATGATAACGCGGATGAACGCTTGAGTGAAAAGGGTTATCAGTTGGGTTTGATTTCAGAAGCGCGTCATCAAGCTTTCGTCAAAAAGTATCAACAGGTCGCTGCGGAAATCACGCGGTTGCAGCAAACACGAATTAAGCCACATGAGGCTGTGAATCAATTCTTGGTTGATTTGGGGATGAAGCCGCTCAAAGACGGGGTTTTGGCGAGTGACTTTTTGAAGCGTCCTGAAGTGAATTATGAAACGGCTGTACGCTTTATCGAACCAGCGCCCGAAGAATTGGCCCCTGAAGTCACCGAGCAAGTGGAGATTTCGTTGAAATATGCGGGCTATATCAAAAAAGAAGAAGCGCAAATTGCTCATCTACAAAAATTAGAGGCCAAAAAAATTCCCGAAAATTTGGATTATGACGATGTTTATGGTTTGGCCACGGAAGCGCGGCAAAAATTGCAACAAATTAATCCAACGACGATTGCACAAGCCGGTCGGATTTCGGGCGTGAATCCCGCTGATTTAAGTATTTTGATGGTATACATTCAACGAGGACGCATTGCAAAAGTAGACGAATAA